From Polaribacter haliotis:
TTCAATTTAATGATGTAGAAATTGAAGTAGAGTATCAAGGCAAAGAAACGATTGGAAAATATGGTTTAGATTTCGTTGGAAAAAACTTTATTTTAACTTCAAAAATTACTGCTTGTTTGGCTTTAGATGCTTGTGGAATAACGAAACCAAAAATTAAAATTTCTGAACTACAAAGCTCTTGTTGTGATCCAAAATCTGGTTGTTGTTAGGTTCTTTTTAAGAAACTAAGAAAATGGAATAAATTTTTGCATTTTAAAATAAAGATCTTAATTTAAAATTTGGGGTAAAAACATCTATATTCTAAAAAGTATATATAGGGGAATAATTGCAGTTTGTTTCTCTATCATAAAAAAGATAACTTTGTAATATCTAATCTTAAAATTATTTAAATTGATAGATGATGTATCTAAAAAAATAAAAAAAGTTTCTAAAGGAGAGATACTATTAAAACAAGGTGAAATTGCAAAGCATGGTTATTTTGTAAAAAAGGGTTGTCTTAAAAGCTATGCAATAGACAAAGCAGGTAAAGAACATATTATGCAATTTGCTCCAGAATCTTGGTTAATATCAGATTTGGATAGTTTTACAAACCAAACACCATCTTTAGTTTTTATAGAAGTAATAGAAAACTCTGAAGTAGTGCTTTTTTCAAAATCAGATTTTAAAGCTTTAGAAGATTTGGATCATAAGACCGTTATTGAAATAGCCAATAAATTTAGAAACAATTTAATAGCTTCTAACAAGCGTATAATAGGTTTGTTAAGTGCAACTGCAGAAAAACGTTATTTAGATTTTACTGAAACTTACCCAACATTGGTACAAAGACTGCCTCTTAAATTAATAGCTTCTTACATTGGTGTAACACCAGAATATTTAAGTGAAATAAGAAGAAAAATAACAAAAAAATAAAATACTATTTCTTAAGGTATCTTATTTTTTATTAATAGACAATGCACCAATTTTGCATTAAAATAATTAATAAAAAATTAAGAAATGACAAATCAAAAAAACAACAAAGCAATACACATTTTGCTTTGGATTGCTCAAGGATTATTAGCCCTTATGTTTATAATGGCAGGATTAACAAAAGCTACACAACCAATAGAAGCCTTAGCAGATTCTTTACCATGGGTAACCTCTACCTCTACAGGGTTAGTACGTTTTATTGGTATTAGCGAACTTTTAGGAGGTTTAGGTTTATTATTACCATCTATTTTTAGATTTAAACCATTTTTAACTGTTTGGGCCGCTTTAGGTTTAGCTGTTGTTATGGTTTTAGCTGTTATTTTTCATGCATCTAGAGGCGAATTCTCTGCTATTATAGTAAATATAATAATTCTGGCTTTTGCTGTATTTATTGCTTGGGGAAGAACTAAAAAAGCACCAATTAAAACAAAAGTAACAGTAAAATAATCGGCATTAAAGTATTTTTTTTTACAACCCTAATTTCACACTTTTAACTAACACAATGCACCGAAAATATTTTTTAAAAACTATTTTTGGTGCATCAATTTTAATTTCAATGGATAGGTTTTCTTCAATAAATAACTCCATTTCAGATACAAATAAAACGAATAACACTTCTATAAGGTTCGCCTCATTTGGAGCAATTCATTTAAATAATACAAGTTTAGAAAAATCTACTTTTTTCTGGACAAAAATAGCAGGAATGAAGTTGAGAAGTTCTTCTGAAAAAATTGCTGAATTTGGTACAGAAACAAAAACTCTTGTTGTAGTTTATGAAACTGCTAAATATCCTTTTAAAAAAGGGTATAGTGGACTTTATCATGTCGCAATTCATGCACCCAATAATAAAGCTTTTGCAAATATGATAAACAGATTAATGGTGCAGAATTATCCTTTTTCTCCAGTAGACCACACCATGTCTAAATCTGTTTATTTAGATGATCCTGATGGGATAAATATAGAATTTACACTAGAAACTCCAGAAAGATTTAAAAGAGTTGTAACGAATGGTGGTTTAAGAATTGAAGATGTAGATGGAAATGTAAAAAGTGCATCCGATTATTTAAATATTAATGAGGTTTTAGAATATTTAGAAGATAATAATAGCGCTAAAATTATAGATGAAGACACTTATATTGGTCATTTACATTTGTATGCAAATAATGTTGAAAATTCAAATACATTTTATACGAAAATAGGTTTTATTCCATTTAATAACTTTCCCCAATTTATGTATTCAGATTTAGGATTTGGTGGCGCTTACCAACATAGGATTGCTTTAAACTCTTGGCATGGAATAAATAGACCATTAGCTCCAAAAGAACAAGCTGGAATGAGATATTTTCATATTAATTTTAATTCAAAAGAGAAATTAGAGCAAGCTGTAAAAAATGTTTCTGAATACGAAAAAAAGGATGATGGGTATTTTGTATATGATACTACTGGAAATAGTATTTTTCTATCGAATTCTTAAATTTTAAAATTACTTTTATGAAATCTAATTGCAAAGAAACAAATGTAAAATTAATGCCCATAATTAATCTTAGTAATTGTGGTGGTAAAGAAGATTGTATACCTGCATGTCCTTACGATGTTTTAGAAATGAGAACCATAACACCAGAAGATCGTTTAACATTAAACTTTAAAGGAAAAATAAAAACATTTTTCAAACCAAAAAAAGCCTACGTAAGAGACGTAAGCTTATGTCTTGCATGTGGTTTGTGCGTTCAAGTATGTCCAGAACGTGCTATAAAATTAATTAG
This genomic window contains:
- a CDS encoding Crp/Fnr family transcriptional regulator, which codes for MIDDVSKKIKKVSKGEILLKQGEIAKHGYFVKKGCLKSYAIDKAGKEHIMQFAPESWLISDLDSFTNQTPSLVFIEVIENSEVVLFSKSDFKALEDLDHKTVIEIANKFRNNLIASNKRIIGLLSATAEKRYLDFTETYPTLVQRLPLKLIASYIGVTPEYLSEIRRKITKK
- a CDS encoding VOC family protein; amino-acid sequence: MHRKYFLKTIFGASILISMDRFSSINNSISDTNKTNNTSIRFASFGAIHLNNTSLEKSTFFWTKIAGMKLRSSSEKIAEFGTETKTLVVVYETAKYPFKKGYSGLYHVAIHAPNNKAFANMINRLMVQNYPFSPVDHTMSKSVYLDDPDGINIEFTLETPERFKRVVTNGGLRIEDVDGNVKSASDYLNINEVLEYLEDNNSAKIIDEDTYIGHLHLYANNVENSNTFYTKIGFIPFNNFPQFMYSDLGFGGAYQHRIALNSWHGINRPLAPKEQAGMRYFHINFNSKEKLEQAVKNVSEYEKKDDGYFVYDTTGNSIFLSNS
- a CDS encoding 4Fe-4S dicluster domain-containing protein; amino-acid sequence: MKSNCKETNVKLMPIINLSNCGGKEDCIPACPYDVLEMRTITPEDRLTLNFKGKIKTFFKPKKAYVRDVSLCLACGLCVQVCPERAIKLIRL
- a CDS encoding DoxX family protein, with protein sequence MTNQKNNKAIHILLWIAQGLLALMFIMAGLTKATQPIEALADSLPWVTSTSTGLVRFIGISELLGGLGLLLPSIFRFKPFLTVWAALGLAVVMVLAVIFHASRGEFSAIIVNIIILAFAVFIAWGRTKKAPIKTKVTVK